The sequence CTCAAACGCGAGTGCGACGCGTAACGGTGACGCTTCGTCGTACAACCCGCCGGTGAACATGATCGCCTGTGGCAGGTGTTGCGCCGGCGCGTTCTGCGTGGCGGGAAAATCGAGAAAGCCGCACGGCAGGCACACCGCCGGATGACCAGTCAGGTTTGTGATCAGGAGACTCGCGCTGCCCGGCGCGGGCGAAACGAAGACGTCCCAGTCGCGCATCAGCTTATCCATCTCGCGCATCAGCAAGACCCGCGCCCGTTGGGCGCGAAGGTATTCGACGGCCGGTACAAAACGATTCGTGCGGAACGTGTTCGGCCAGTCGCCGTTATCCTGTCCCGAAAGTTGATTGATACGCCCATCGCGGGTGATGTCGTCGAAAGCAGTCGCCGCTTCTGCCGTCAGGATGTAACGCAGGTTAGCCGTGGGAAACTTCGGCATCTCGATCGGTGTCATCTTGACGCCCGCTCTCGTGAGCGCGTCGAGCGCCTCTTTGTACATCGCGTTTCGTCTCGCAGCTATCTGCTTCTGCTGTTCGCTCGCATTGGCCGGCGGCGTGGTTTCAAATTCGGCTTTCAGATAACCAATGCGCAGACTGCTCAAGGGCACGTCGGCATTCCAGTTGAATGGCGCATCGCCTACCGTCATGTCCTGACCGTCGGGACCGTAAATCGCATCGAGCGCCGCCGCGCAATCTTCGACGCCGCGACACATCGGGCCAATCTTGTCCATCGTCCAGCTCAAACCCATTGCGCCATAGCGACTGACGCGTCCGTACGTCGGCCGCAAACCCACCACGCCGTTACGCGACGAAGGCGAAATAATCGAGCCAAGCGTTTCCGTTCCGATCGAAAACCCTACCAGGCCCGCGGCAGTCGCGGCGCCCGGCCCGGCGGATGAGCCGCTCGCGCCCTGCCGATCTTCGTCGGGCGCCCACGGATTACGCGTCACACCTCCGAACCATTTCGGTCCCTGCGCCAGCGCGCCCATGGAAAGCTTCGCCACCAGTACGGCGCCCGCATCACGCAAACGCTCGATCACCGTCGCGTCGTAATCGATCATTTGATCGCGATAAGGCTCAGCGCCCCACGTCGTCCTGATGCCTTTCGTCGCGAACAAATCTTTCGCGCCCCACGGAATACCGTGCAGCGGCCCCCGGTACTTGCCGCGCTTGAGATCGGCATCCGCACCTTCGGCCTGCTTCATCGCCAGGTCTTCAGTAAGTGTCACCACACACAGAAGCTTCGGCCCGTACTTCTTCAAACGCGACAGGTACATACGGGTCAGTTCGACTGAAGAAACTTTTCTCGTGCGAATCAACTCCGCAAGCTGCGGCACGGTGGCAAAGGCGAGATCTTCAACCGACTTGAATTGAGCTGGTTCGTTCCGGCCAAACCGGAACTTTGTTTTCGCGCGCGCACGTTTGACGTGGAAACCCGGCAACTGGGGATGAAAAATGACGGCCGGTTCAGTATCGAGCGGCACATCGATCTTGCGCACGGCCTCGTATCGATCGAGATTCGTGTTCACGCCGGAGAGTGCCATCTCCCGATGCTTATCCGACAGCTCAATGCCGATTACTTTCTCGGTGTGCTCAAGATCACTTTTCTTGATCCGCCCCGCTGTCGGTGAAGGCGTCGGCGATGGACTTGGTGCCGGAGAAGGAGTCGGCGAAGCCGTCTGCGCGAGCGCACTTAGAGGCGCTTGCGAAGCGGCGATCGCTGCGGCGCCGGCAGCCGGAAGAACCTTCACGAAGGTGCGACGATCGATCGATTTGCGGCTTTGTTTTTTCATGGGTTTGGAGCGCCGACATCTTGTCGGCGGTTCGCGGGCATCCTGCCCGAATTGCGGTTTGAACGGCGCATACAATATCACAAGAATTATTTGGAGTGCGCCGGCCTTGACGGCGCTTTGGATCAGATCAAGCTAGGAGATTTGCGCGATCCAAAGCGGCGTCGTCGCTTCGCTCTGCCGCCGCACTCCAAATCCACGCGGATGCAAACCAAAACGGAAGATGCTAACCTAATAACTCAATACAAACCTTCATTTTGATCGCGGCGCGCGAAGCCGCTAACGGTGAATTTC is a genomic window of Pyrinomonadaceae bacterium containing:
- a CDS encoding amidase, which encodes MKKQSRKSIDRRTFVKVLPAAGAAAIAASQAPLSALAQTASPTPSPAPSPSPTPSPTAGRIKKSDLEHTEKVIGIELSDKHREMALSGVNTNLDRYEAVRKIDVPLDTEPAVIFHPQLPGFHVKRARAKTKFRFGRNEPAQFKSVEDLAFATVPQLAELIRTRKVSSVELTRMYLSRLKKYGPKLLCVVTLTEDLAMKQAEGADADLKRGKYRGPLHGIPWGAKDLFATKGIRTTWGAEPYRDQMIDYDATVIERLRDAGAVLVAKLSMGALAQGPKWFGGVTRNPWAPDEDRQGASGSSAGPGAATAAGLVGFSIGTETLGSIISPSSRNGVVGLRPTYGRVSRYGAMGLSWTMDKIGPMCRGVEDCAAALDAIYGPDGQDMTVGDAPFNWNADVPLSSLRIGYLKAEFETTPPANASEQQKQIAARRNAMYKEALDALTRAGVKMTPIEMPKFPTANLRYILTAEAATAFDDITRDGRINQLSGQDNGDWPNTFRTNRFVPAVEYLRAQRARVLLMREMDKLMRDWDVFVSPAPGSASLLITNLTGHPAVCLPCGFLDFPATQNAPAQHLPQAIMFTGGLYDEASPLRVALAFEKATQWHTMHPKVDWA